TACACGGGCTTCGCCGCCCTAGACGCAGGCGTCACAGGCACGGTCAAGAGCACGTACTACTTCTCCGGGCTAGCCGAGCAGGTGCGTATctaccccccccccccccctcccaCTCCCACCCACAGTACCTCCTCGCAGCGGCACCCCCGCGGCGTTACCGTTCAACACACACACCCATCCGTACCGCCGCTGACCGAGCCCAGACCTCCTCGGCGCAGACGCTCTCCGGCCCAACGAGAGCGCTGTTCAACAAGCAGGACGATGTTGCGGTCGCGGTCTGGTCGCCTTGCAGCGGCGACGCGCTGTTCAATGTCGATGCGTCGGTGGCGCTCACGCCGTTTGCGGGCCCCGCGAGTGGCGTGCTGGGGATCGCGAGGGAGAGCGGGCGGTTGAGTTCAAGTCTGTATGTGCAGTGGAAGAAGTGCTAGGAGTTGTCGGCAGATGGGATGTAGAGTATAGGATAGGATACGGCGAGAATTTACAGTGTGGGATGTTCAGTGTTCGTATGGTGACTTGAGTGTGGTGTACAGAGGGTGTCGTGTGAGGGTTTGTAGGCAGATAGGGTATGTGATATGTGATGTACGACACGACAAAGAGCTACGTTTCATAATCCTTGATATCCATCCAGTGACCTACCTATGATGGCCGGTGAGCAGGGTTCCAGGAGCTGGAGGAGCCGGATGAACTCTCGGCGCCGGTGACTCGATCCTCCAAAGCACCACCCAATGCTTCGCGTGCTGCTTCACCTGCCGCCTCGTCGTCTTGGCTCACGGGGCTCGCATCGCCCTCGAGAGCGACGTCGGCACTGCCCGCCGAGCTCTCCACATCCACCGTCTCCGCATACGGCGGCGGACTCAGCTCGTCTCCGCCCTCGACCCACACCCTCTCCAGCTCCGTCTCGATCTCGGTCCTGCGCGCCTTCCACGCCTCGACCTTGGCTAGCCGCTCCCGGAGCTCGGCGAGCTCTTTCTCGACGCTGCTCTTCTCTGACGCGGTGCCGATGCGCTGGAACTCCCACTCTTCGCCTGACTCGCCGAGGCCGAGGGTCAGGAGGTGCGTGTGGTATCTTTTGAGCGAGGCGCGGGTGGATATCGTGATGAGGGCTGAGGTGCGTCAGCTTTGCCATCAAACAATCGACAGAAGAATGGGGGGAGGGATCAAGGGGATGGGTGGATAGGGCAACTCACTTATTCCTCTGGCCTTGCAGCGCTCGTACAGCAGGCCCTCGACGTCGCTGGAAACAGCGCTGGTCCCCTCGTCGACGAATGCGTAGCGCGGCTCGTGATACAGAAGACGCGCGATGCCGACGCGCTGCTTTTCGCCCCCGCTGAAGACGTCTTTCCATACTTTCTTCGTGTCCCATCCGCCCTCTCGATCGGGAATGTATCCTAGCTTGGCTTCCTCGAGAACGGCGAGAAGCTCAGAGTCTCGCCGCCCCGCGTCCTTCATGTCGACTGCCGTGTGTGGGTAGATGACCTGGTCGCGAAGGGTGCCGGTGGACAGGTAGGGCCGTTGCGGCAAGAACATGATGCCATCCGTGCCGATGGAGCGTGGGCGCGAGACGAGGCCGCGGTATGTCGGCCACAAGCCCGCGACAATGCGTGACACGGCGCTTTTCCCTACGCCATTGGGGCCAGTGATGAGGAGGTGCTCGCCCGAGTGAAGGATGAAAGACAGAGACTCTAGCAGTTCTTCGCCGCCGCGCGGGTGCAGAGCTGGCGCAACGACGGGCACGTGTTCGAGGCGCAGGCCGTCGAAGCCGCGGTGAACGGTGCCTTGAATGTCGCTGACAGAGTACAGTTCTGGACGTGTTCCTGGTGGTGCAGAGTATGCGTCCGCATGGACACGGTGGAGTGTGCTGATCAGTGTGTAGACGCGCGATGTATAGCCTGCGAGTTCAGACAGATCCTTGATGCTGTACATCATCCTGCCGCCTGCGTCGGCGAGGGAGAGCATGAGACGTTTGTTCGTGATGAAGTCTTTCATGCGGTTTCGCTCGCGCCCTTGCTTCTCCACACCAGAGATGGCCGGTAGTTCGGGGCCGGCGTTGAGGCCACCCCAGGCGGGGAGAAAGACAGGGAGTGAGGTTATGAGATAGCCAAAGGCAGACCAGGAGTACTTCAGGACAAAGTCTTCGAGCATGTTGTATCTGATCTTCAAGCTATAGATGCCCTCCATCCAGTGCCTGAGGTCCTTGAACCCCCTCTCGAGGAAGTGTTTTTCCATTTGGTCGCCGCCGTAAAAGGCCACTTCTTCGGCGTTGGCGATGAGACGGGAGTGGAGAGCGCGAAAGTCGCCTTCTCTTCTGCCCTCGACAGCCTTCAGCTTGCCGAAGGGCGGTGACAGTTTCCTGAGTATGGTGGCGGTCAAGAAGTAGTTGCTCAGCAGTCCAGTCAAAGCGATGGGTCCTAGAGAGCGGAAGAGCTGGTAGTTGAAGACGCACAGGTCAACAAACGGCTTGCCCAGCGACGAGTACAGCGATGCGGCCGAAGCGCAGAACAGGGTCAGATCCTGGGTGATGAATTGATCTGCGCCCTGGCCAACGCCACCGTCCAGGTTGGACAGCTTGTAGTAGTTCAGGTGGTCGTTCAGGTACAGGTCGTGGATGTAGCGCGTGAGCCGTGTGCGGAAGGCGATGGAGACCTTGGACTGCAGGAACTTGATCATGGCATTCGTGTACGAGGAAAAGGTGCCGACACCGAGCCACTTGCAGATGCCCCAGAGGAAGGCCTTGGCGTTGCCGGCGACCAGGTCGCGGACAATCTCTCCGTCGAGGCGGGCAACGAGCAGGGACAGATAGGTGCGCAGCATGAGGAACACGCCATGGCTGACGAGCAGGCCCGTCTCCTTGCTGTTCCAGCGCGGCACCATGATGTTCAGCAGGCTGAGGAACTGGTGCAGGAAGGCCAGATTGAGGCCCGGCTTGGtctgcggcggcggcgcttGTGCGTTCGTCGCGTCGTGCATCCTCGCGGCGCGTGGGGGCTGCAGGAACAGACGGCGGTGGGCATCGA
This genomic interval from Ascochyta rabiei chromosome 5, complete sequence contains the following:
- a CDS encoding ATP-binding cassette long-chain fatty acid transporter pxa1, whose amino-acid sequence is MAAQSTLRGPPDALLALYERYATLVKSRIGGASKLTKLLSTVTLLFTIIGAGYASRRWYTSSRADKETGRRLLRRNSALKNKDGSRTIYVPYRDSTSKVVIHPTKPTTFDAHRRLFLQPPRAARMHDATNAQAPPPQTKPGLNLAFLHQFLSLLNIMVPRWNSKETGLLVSHGVFLMLRTYLSLLVARLDGEIVRDLVAGNAKAFLWGICKWLGVGTFSSYTNAMIKFLQSKVSIAFRTRLTRYIHDLYLNDHLNYYKLSNLDGGVGQGADQFITQDLTLFCASAASLYSSLGKPFVDLCVFNYQLFRSLGPIALTGLLSNYFLTATILRKLSPPFGKLKAVEGRREGDFRALHSRLIANAEEVAFYGGDQMEKHFLERGFKDLRHWMEGIYSLKIRYNMLEDFVLKYSWSAFGYLITSLPVFLPAWGGLNAGPELPAISGVEKQGRERNRMKDFITNKRLMLSLADAGGRMMYSIKDLSELAGYTSRVYTLISTLHRVHADAYSAPPGTRPELYSVSDIQGTVHRGFDGLRLEHVPVVAPALHPRGGEELLESLSFILHSGEHLLITGPNGVGKSAVSRIVAGLWPTYRGLVSRPRSIGTDGIMFLPQRPYLSTGTLRDQVIYPHTAVDMKDAGRRDSELLAVLEEAKLGYIPDREGGWDTKKVWKDVFSGGEKQRVGIARLLYHEPRYAFVDEGTSAVSSDVEGLLYERCKARGITLITISTRASLKRYHTHLLTLGLGESGEEWEFQRIGTASEKSSVEKELAELRERLAKVEAWKARRTEIETELERVWVEGGDELSPPPYAETVDVESSAGSADVALEGDASPVSQDDEAAGEAAREALGGALEDRVTGAESSSGSSSSWNPAHRPS